A single genomic interval of Gemmatimonadota bacterium harbors:
- a CDS encoding SDR family oxidoreductase, whose protein sequence is MNLEGRAAVVTGGGRGIGEAVARALAEAGAAVALAARTRDQIEAAAGSLRAEGRRAIAVRCDVTDAASVAALARAALNELGAIDILVNNAGAASSSPLARESLEEWNRLLSVNATGPFLCTQAFLPGMLERGWGRVVNMASTAGLEGARYVAAYSASKHALVGFTRSVAAEVAGTGVTVNAVCPGYVDTEMTRQTLERIEKRTGRSREEVLPVLLASTRQARLTRPEEVAQVVVTLCGESAAHLNGQCVLPPGQAVET, encoded by the coding sequence GTGAATTTGGAGGGTCGTGCCGCCGTCGTCACGGGCGGCGGGCGCGGCATCGGCGAGGCGGTGGCGCGGGCGCTGGCCGAGGCGGGCGCGGCGGTGGCTCTGGCCGCGCGCACGCGCGATCAGATCGAGGCGGCGGCCGGCAGCCTGCGCGCCGAGGGGCGCCGCGCGATCGCCGTCCGCTGCGACGTCACGGATGCCGCCTCCGTGGCCGCGCTGGCGCGCGCTGCCCTGAACGAGCTGGGCGCGATCGACATCCTGGTGAACAACGCTGGCGCGGCCAGCTCCTCGCCGCTCGCGCGGGAGTCGCTGGAGGAGTGGAACCGGCTGCTTTCGGTCAATGCCACCGGCCCATTTCTGTGCACCCAGGCGTTCCTGCCGGGAATGCTCGAGCGGGGGTGGGGCCGGGTCGTGAATATGGCGTCGACGGCAGGACTCGAGGGCGCCCGATACGTTGCCGCTTATTCCGCTTCCAAGCACGCACTGGTTGGCTTCACGCGTTCGGTGGCCGCGGAAGTGGCCGGCACCGGCGTGACCGTGAACGCCGTTTGCCCCGGCTATGTGGACACGGAAATGACACGCCAGACCCTGGAACGCATCGAGAAGCGGACCGGCAGGTCGCGCGAGGAGGTGCTGCCGGTCCTGCTGGCCAGCACCCGCCAGGCGCGGCTGACGCGGCCCGAGGAGGTGGCGCAGGTAGTGGTCACGCTCTGTGGGGAGAGCGCCGCCCACCTCAATGGCC